DNA from Oncorhynchus masou masou isolate Uvic2021 chromosome 5, UVic_Omas_1.1, whole genome shotgun sequence:
CTGCCTGTGCTGTGGTGCTTGGTCTACTAGCCTAGCAAACTAGGTACGTTAGTTAGCTCTCTGCCTGTCCAGTCCAGGGCCCGGTTTCCAAAAAACATCTTAAGGCCCATAACGTTAGTCTGTCTGAAGCAGAGATATGTAACGTTAACTAACTAGCTTTTCCCGTTAACCCAATAACTAGAATTCTGATGGATTCAAGTGATCCCATGAGATGTTTTTTCAAGTCATGCTTTCCTCACTTAATTCATGCTTTACCCCACCCAGACGCACAGTTTACAGGAGCTGCAGCAACAAGCAGCCGTCGCCTCCAAAGTGTATGTCCAGAGGGACTACAACTCGGGTAAAATCTGCAAGTTCCAGACCAAGTTCCCCTCAGAGCTGGAGTCCAGGGTATGATAACGCACCAGTGCTGAGCGATTTGTGCTTTTTTTAAAGGTCGTTTCGGTTCGATTATATACAAATAATCACGGTTTTtgattattctttttttttaacattaaatgcactatacattgtgggttgaatgctgggacacagaataaaacaattcatAAGTCACATGATGGTATAGATggcccattactgcttatcacctATTAACCATTTATTCAcaactttaataaaatatttcagttttgtatattacatttattttatagAGCTGatgcctatgctgtctgactATTTTATAAATACTAGATAGTTCATCCATAtatatctaatgttagctaaatgttgTAATGAATTAATTGGCTACTTTCTTTAAATTAGCAAGTTTTCAATGGACACAATatctgttagcaaaggtgtcggctagagatgacatgcaggagctttgtgtgatgtctactttgatgctaagtAGCATTTTCAAATCTGAGAGTAAGTAGAGACAAATATATTGATTAATGTCACCTTGTTgtgagatttacatggttatcaaaacatcacgcctacatgaaacacagcccttatttgaagtgtttcagAAATACCCTATGGGGGAAAATGAATGGGGGGGGGGAACGAGTGGAAACCATTTCCAtatttgaccactaggttttatgggtattatgacacctccactctTTATCACCTCACAATTGCACATCCTTCTCTCTTCGTAGCAGGCTTAAAACAAACAGACCAGTCAAGTAGATGCACAATGGATTATTggccacattttatgcactaaACTATAAAATATTACTGTTGGAAACAGCAACTtccctactacatcgcacagttcaggctggatctgatttatctctagagaaactgtgtGATGTGCGCATTGAACTCAATGGAAAAACAAATGGatttcaaataattgaaccgatgccggtcaattagttgtttaaaaaatgGAAAAATACCTGAAATTccggttaatcgctcagcactttATTAACATACATGCACACAGAGGTACTTAGAAATGAATTGGTTTCTTTAAGATTGTGTACAATGTTCACCCTTATTAGCACCTGAATTAGGCCCAATGTATGGATACAACTAGCTACTTACCTGTTTCCTTTTCAAAGGTGTGAATTTGGCCATGCAGACCTTTTTACTGAGGGGTTGGTGGGCATTATTTTTTCAGGTTGATAAGCAGCAGTTTGAGGAGACTATGCAGACACTTAACAACCTTTACGCCGAGGCTGAGAAAATTGGTGGCAAGTCTTACCTGGAGGGCTGCTTAGCCTGCATGACCGCCTACACAATCTTCCTCTGTATGGAGACCCACTATGAGAAAGTAGGTCCCTAAGTCTTTTACTTTAttgactttattgtccctttGGGGAAATTTTGTTGCAGTATCATGTACacgtttaaatacaaaacaaattgaCAGTACAACTTTCATAAGTCAAACCCAGCCTTACTGGGTTTGATAGGAATATTAGCACAAGCTATTTAGGAGCGATATCACACCTGGCGCAAATTTATTGTCTAGTTCAGCTTTTTTCCTGCTGAGGAAAAAACAGAACTAGACAATATGTAGGACAAGGGTTGGTATAATTTTCCAAATAAAAGCAATCTAAGTCCCAAATgttaccctatgggtcctggtcaaaagtattgcactttTTAGGGAAACGGGTGACATTTGGGACTTAACCAATGTTGAATGACACGTGGACCAGTGGCTATATTGGATGTAGTCTTTATGAGGCCAAGCCATGAATGGGTGAAAGGGCTTACTTTCTTTGTCTCTAGGTATTGAAGAAAATCGCTAGGTTCGTCAAGGAGCAGAATGAGAAGATCTACGCTCCTCTGGGACTCCTGCTGACAGACCCAATAGAGAGAGGTCTCAGGGTTGTATCCATTACTGTCTTGGAGGCTCACACAAACAGGGTACATCCCAAATTGCActggtctggtcaaaagtagtgcgctatatagggtataggatgccatttgggacacactcagA
Protein-coding regions in this window:
- the LOC135539804 gene encoding golgin subfamily A member 7-like isoform X2 — its product is MAETHSLQELQQQAAVASKVYVQRDYNSGKICKFQTKFPSELESRVDKQQFEETMQTLNNLYAEAEKIGGKSYLEGCLACMTAYTIFLCMETHYEKVLKKIARFVKEQNEKIYAPLGLLLTDPIERGLRVVEITIFEDRSIGSGR
- the LOC135539804 gene encoding golgin subfamily A member 7-like isoform X1 codes for the protein MAETHSLQELQQQAAVASKVYVQRDYNSGKICKFQTKFPSELESRVDKQQFEETMQTLNNLYAEAEKIGGKSYLEGCLACMTAYTIFLCMETHYEKVLKKIARFVKEQNEKIYAPLGLLLTDPIERGLRVVSITVLEAHTNRVEITIFEDRSIGSGR